The Vallitalea okinawensis genome window below encodes:
- a CDS encoding sulfatase-like hydrolase/transferase, protein MKKKNLLFIFTDEQAVNTMKCYGNSKIKTPNMDRLAEESFIFEKAYVTQPVCTPSRSTLMTGLYPHTNGCTENNIPLQHETPCLTEMGDLSSYRKAYYGKWHLGDEVFNQHGFDEWKSIEDTYNQYYSEGKDKSKVSSYNNFLIEQGMKPDVKNKGYFSRQFSARLPEQLSKPAYLANEAIDFLEKNDSNPFILYVNFFEPHMPYFSCRDDQYSLEDIELPPNFHHELGDDHPLKLLAFKQALYDNGHSGLSLKTEGDWKKLISNYWGLVSLVDTHLGRILDKVEELNLLEDTIIIYTSDHGDMMGSHQLTAKCTMFEEAVKVPLLMRIPGLENNGKKIIEPVSQIDLVPSILDAMEQDIPNTMQGYSLIPFLKEQGELVEKDVFIEWNGMNGGFGDVVGGAKVPKSSLKVGERDQIVKSLGDPVRTIITPEGWKYSWSTIGDDELYNLNEDPYEMNNLVKNTEYRSVIDDLKLRIKNWKERTKDIA, encoded by the coding sequence GTGAAGAAAAAGAACTTATTATTTATATTTACAGATGAACAGGCGGTTAATACCATGAAATGCTATGGTAATAGTAAGATTAAAACACCTAATATGGATAGACTTGCAGAAGAAAGTTTTATCTTTGAGAAAGCTTATGTAACACAACCAGTATGTACACCATCAAGATCAACATTAATGACCGGTTTATACCCACATACGAATGGGTGTACAGAGAATAATATTCCTTTACAGCATGAAACCCCTTGTTTAACTGAAATGGGTGATTTATCGTCTTATAGAAAAGCTTATTATGGTAAATGGCATCTAGGAGATGAAGTGTTTAATCAACATGGATTTGATGAGTGGAAAAGTATTGAAGATACATATAACCAGTATTATTCTGAAGGTAAAGATAAAAGTAAGGTAAGCAGTTATAATAACTTCCTTATTGAGCAGGGAATGAAACCAGATGTTAAAAATAAGGGGTACTTTAGTAGGCAATTTTCAGCAAGACTTCCAGAACAGTTGAGTAAACCTGCTTATCTCGCTAATGAAGCAATAGATTTTTTAGAAAAAAATGATAGTAATCCATTTATCCTATATGTCAATTTCTTTGAACCACATATGCCCTATTTTAGCTGTAGAGATGATCAGTATAGTTTAGAGGATATTGAGCTTCCACCAAATTTTCATCATGAACTAGGAGATGATCATCCACTTAAATTACTTGCCTTTAAACAAGCATTATACGATAATGGGCACAGTGGGTTAAGTTTAAAAACTGAAGGTGACTGGAAAAAATTAATATCAAATTATTGGGGCTTGGTAAGTCTGGTAGATACTCACCTAGGTAGAATACTTGACAAGGTAGAAGAACTTAACTTATTAGAAGATACAATTATTATTTATACAAGTGATCATGGTGATATGATGGGTTCACATCAATTAACGGCTAAATGTACTATGTTTGAAGAAGCAGTGAAAGTACCTTTATTAATGAGAATACCTGGACTTGAAAACAATGGTAAAAAAATTATCGAACCTGTAAGTCAGATAGACCTAGTTCCATCCATATTAGATGCTATGGAACAAGATATACCAAATACTATGCAAGGATATAGCCTTATACCATTTCTAAAAGAACAGGGTGAGCTTGTTGAGAAAGATGTATTTATTGAATGGAATGGCATGAATGGTGGCTTTGGTGATGTTGTTGGTGGTGCAAAGGTCCCAAAATCTTCTCTTAAAGTAGGAGAAAGAGATCAAATTGTTAAATCCTTAGGTGACCCTGTAAGGACTATTATCACACCTGAAGGATGGAAATACAGTTGGAGTACAATTGGAGATGACGAATTGTACAA
- a CDS encoding helix-turn-helix domain-containing protein encodes MVLDESYIYTFDKNNYLMKVMHECIQQKDIPYRSTSTHCFRIILIQDGEGSVVINNDRLDIIKNDILVLNNTESYKINSLTNKELSIFTLVFEPSFVSSLDNYSFDLKYLKVFIDRNNDFKNLVCRDNTATKKVLFLILEIEKEFHNKNKNYKLMSKVHLLHILVLLSRYYHYINRMPQQNPFTKEKILSVCKVINYMNENIASSISLSELTQLSNMSQSNFAKAFKELNGIPPMEYLKRKRISYGIQLLTNTDRTVLDIALSCGYNNTSNFNRTFKQLVGKTPRELRK; translated from the coding sequence ATGGTCCTCGATGAAAGTTATATTTATACTTTTGATAAAAATAATTATTTAATGAAAGTTATGCATGAATGCATACAACAGAAGGACATCCCGTATAGAAGTACATCAACACATTGCTTCCGCATTATACTCATACAAGATGGTGAAGGTTCTGTAGTAATTAATAATGATAGATTGGACATTATAAAAAATGATATTCTTGTACTTAACAACACTGAAAGTTATAAGATTAATTCTTTAACGAATAAAGAATTGTCCATATTTACGCTGGTATTTGAACCATCTTTCGTAAGTTCCTTAGATAATTATTCCTTTGACTTAAAATATCTTAAAGTTTTCATAGATCGTAACAATGATTTTAAGAATCTAGTTTGCCGCGATAATACTGCTACAAAAAAAGTACTCTTTTTGATATTAGAAATCGAAAAAGAGTTCCACAATAAAAACAAAAATTATAAATTAATGTCCAAAGTACATCTGCTACATATACTTGTTCTCTTATCTCGATATTATCATTACATCAATAGAATGCCTCAACAAAATCCATTTACTAAAGAGAAAATTCTTAGTGTCTGCAAGGTAATTAACTATATGAATGAGAATATTGCAAGTTCTATTTCCTTATCTGAACTAACTCAGTTAAGTAATATGAGTCAATCCAACTTTGCAAAAGCATTTAAGGAGTTAAATGGGATACCACCGATGGAATATTTGAAAAGGAAACGTATTTCTTATGGCATTCAACTTTTAACAAATACTGATAGAACAGTACTGGATATTGCCTTATCATGCGGATATAACAACACTTCCAATTTTAATAGAACTTTTAAACAACTTGTTGGAAAAACTCCAAGAGAACTTAGAAAGTGA
- a CDS encoding GNAT family N-acetyltransferase, with protein sequence MYLIKKCSEVSDTQIFKAFTEGFADYMIQVKMDEISFINRFFGAEGNDRELSYIAFREDKPVGIILGGIKTGENFKTLRCGAMALIPKERGTGLAKTLMELHEKAGIEIECKQLFLEVIDGNDRAIGFYKKMGFEKVYNLTYRSWDLKGKNPLKIDDNSLEKKVKMMTFDDIYELRKIDLSHLPWQGEFVYFKHLDCHYYGVKDNGNIVAGITATNTRIFYLWVHPEYRNKGYAKALLNKIITEIKPKVLRLTYSNNSQIHTFANHYRMKKDPISQVEMYKWLG encoded by the coding sequence ATGTACTTAATTAAAAAATGCTCAGAAGTATCAGATACACAAATATTTAAAGCTTTTACAGAGGGTTTTGCGGATTACATGATTCAGGTCAAAATGGATGAGATCTCGTTTATAAACAGATTCTTTGGAGCAGAAGGTAATGATAGAGAATTATCGTATATAGCTTTCAGAGAAGATAAACCAGTTGGTATTATTTTAGGTGGTATTAAAACAGGCGAGAATTTCAAAACTCTACGATGTGGAGCAATGGCACTAATTCCTAAAGAAAGAGGAACAGGGTTGGCAAAGACATTGATGGAGTTACATGAAAAGGCTGGTATAGAAATTGAATGTAAGCAATTATTTCTGGAAGTCATTGATGGCAATGATCGAGCAATAGGGTTTTATAAAAAAATGGGATTTGAAAAGGTATACAATTTAACTTATCGTTCATGGGATTTAAAAGGTAAGAATCCTTTGAAAATAGATGATAACTCTCTTGAGAAAAAAGTTAAGATGATGACCTTCGATGATATTTATGAGTTAAGAAAAATAGATTTATCTCATTTACCATGGCAAGGAGAATTTGTTTATTTTAAACATTTGGATTGTCATTATTATGGAGTAAAAGATAATGGGAACATTGTTGCAGGTATTACCGCTACTAACACTCGTATATTCTATCTATGGGTACATCCTGAATATCGAAATAAGGGATATGCTAAAGCTTTATTAAATAAAATCATTACAGAGATAAAACCAAAAGTCTTACGATTAACCTATTCGAATAACTCTCAAATACATACTTTTGCTAATCATTATCGGATGAAAAAAGATCCAATCAGCCAAGTAGAAATGTATAAGTGGCTAGGATAA
- a CDS encoding DUF5658 family protein, producing the protein MVTFIKDHDLRNIKHKLLLLYLLNVTDIVFTLLLINSGFYREVNPIMNQFISYELFSILLKVILPAGLLLYISLRIRKATEHQLRLSNILINLITSIYVIINILHLIWFCLLGVSLIF; encoded by the coding sequence ATGGTAACTTTTATTAAGGATCATGATCTCAGAAATATTAAGCATAAACTTTTATTACTATATCTTCTTAATGTGACAGATATAGTTTTTACCCTACTACTTATTAATTCAGGGTTTTATCGTGAAGTAAATCCAATAATGAATCAATTTATCTCTTATGAATTGTTTAGCATTCTATTAAAGGTTATTTTACCTGCAGGTCTATTGCTATATATATCACTTAGAATAAGAAAAGCTACTGAACATCAATTAAGACTATCTAATATCCTCATTAATCTAATTACTTCTATTTATGTCATCATTAATATTTTACATTTAATCTGGTTTTGTTTATTAGGGGTAAGTTTAATATTTTGA